The Edaphobacter flagellatus sequence GCAGCGGGCGCTGTACATCTCGAAGACAGCGGACGGCGGCGCGACGTGGAGTGCGGTGGCGCGGGTGGGGCCGCAGTACTTCAACGAGAAGATCGGCGAGGGGCTGAGGAATGGATTTATAGCGTCGCCGGGCGGTACGTATTTTGTGATTACGACGCAGCGAGGCGCGTTTCAGGTGAGTCCGCAGGCGGGGAATGTGAATGCTGCGGTGGTGCGGCCGATCAAGGGGCCGCTGGTTCCGGATACGCCGCCGAAGATTCCGATTCCGGCGAAGGCGGGCGAGCCGGTGCGGGCGAACGTGGTCGATATGACGGCGGATGGAAAGCGGTTGTTTATCGGGTATGGATATTTCGATCGGAATCCTCGGCTGTTCCGCTATCGCAGGGACACGGATGGCAGATGGGTGGAGGATGGGGAGGTCGAGAGGCTGCCGACGGAGATGGATTTGTTGTCGGTGGGGTTCGATGAGCCGAAGAATGTGCGTCCGGGATTTATGTATGTGGGGACGGGGGACCAGGCGTACACGCTGAACCTGCGCTCGATGGACTGGAGCCGTGTGGATGGAGTGGGGCCGGACTCGGCGATTCATGGAATGAGTGTTGTCGGTGGGCTGCACATTGCGGCGTGCTGGGGCGTGTATAACCCGGCGGGGCCGGGAATTGTGCGGCGGGTGACGAAGGCGACGTTTTTGCTGCATCCGACTTCGGATGAGGCGGGGCCGAATCTGCGGGCGTACAGCGTTGAGGTGGATGAGGAGCGTCCGACGCACGAGGTGGTGACGTCGATCAC is a genomic window containing:
- a CDS encoding beta propeller repeat protein — protein: MMGFSCGDRVLREGRLLLGVVLAGALCGQMLAQVGASVESERARVQQDMENCRVHKVAGLPGSGGFASDFIETIASDPDPAANDADVYWALTADLSEAVPPWQRALYISKTADGGATWSAVARVGPQYFNEKIGEGLRNGFIASPGGTYFVITTQRGAFQVSPQAGNVNAAVVRPIKGPLVPDTPPKIPIPAKAGEPVRANVVDMTADGKRLFIGYGYFDRNPRLFRYRRDTDGRWVEDGEVERLPTEMDLLSVGFDEPKNVRPGFMYVGTGDQAYTLNLRSMDWSRVDGVGPDSAIHGMSVVGGLHIAACWGVYNPAGPGIVRRVTKATFLLHPTSDEAGPNLRAYSVEVDEERPTHEVVTSITGVYTSEDSGQTWRRLNELPLGEYRTAHFNADGTVLVSGMPGTFLVNPFSEACRPRLKRRK